The following are encoded together in the Parabacteroides chongii genome:
- a CDS encoding TonB-dependent receptor, which translates to MNENTRFTQRKIQSKRLIRVMKFFLLFAFLTAGSCFASEIYSQETSFSMNYENKTVKEVINEIENNSEFIFFYLDKSIDLNRKVSINVKDQKIDTILNQLFFGTENNYSISDRQIIISRKETPVNTETKQKDTRTISGTVRDNMGPVTGANIVIKGTTNGTISDLDGKFTLENVPANAILQISYIGYLPQEITVGSQSSYNIMLKEDSQSLDEVVVVGYGTVRKADLAGSVAVLDNKAFKDQPITQVSDALQGRVSGVQVQNSGVPGGTVKIRVRGSGSINRSNDPLYVIDGIVRESGLTGLNPEDIQSMQILKDASSTAIYGSRGANGVVLITTKTGKANVRQIMFDAQIGIGTVAKRYETLSPYEFATLYNTYRKDTFSPEQLSAFQNGTAGTDWLDEIFQNGITQDYKLTLSGGSDKIQYIVSGNYAGQEGVVKENTNKRYQARANITSQLTDWLHLTADVNASHNVKKSADFSAAKGNIVNIAMNYAPVLGIMNEDGTYIRDPYSAITQLNPVGLLNEQIGESMRDIVNAHIDLKFNILPGLTFTTSNGIDYNDVKNYSFATTKVSSSSSMGNNDAYRMTLQTTNNLTYNGKWGDHALTATAVYEATQSEYRYMDISGNNLMTESVGWWNAEMAGTRNAKNDYSKWALMSGVGRVMYNYKDRYMLTGTIRADGSSKFFNDKWGWFPSIAAAWSMGNEDFMQHQNIIQDLKIRASYGLIGSQAIDPYETLGLMSQAMYAFGGNAYYTGYWIGQTVATPDLSWETTHQFDLGLDFSILNRRLNVSFDYFDKRTKDGLLKRTIPNYDGGGSYWVNAAEISNRGIDFSINANIFEGSDFSWNTTFNGTYLKNEVKDLAGLDFIQGANIASGMFSTDGVTRITVGQPIGAFYGYEWTGLDAAGNDSFVDRNKDGIIDSKDRTFIGKATPDFTLGWNNSLHWKNWDLNVFFTGSFGAERFNMVRYTGTSMTGDFAFITLKEYLNDNFDTKGQSARYPSVNVKGNNYQAAATSTKYLESANYFRLDNISLSYNLPKAVSKFADLRFTFSCQNLFTITSYKGMDPAGISFVDTGTGSVDVNDGIDLGAYPLTRSYTFGVRMNF; encoded by the coding sequence ATGAATGAGAACACCAGGTTTACTCAAAGGAAAATCCAATCCAAAAGACTAATACGTGTCATGAAGTTTTTTTTACTTTTTGCGTTTTTAACAGCAGGATCATGTTTTGCCTCAGAGATATATTCTCAAGAGACATCATTCTCCATGAACTACGAAAACAAAACGGTTAAAGAAGTTATTAATGAAATAGAAAACAACAGCGAGTTTATCTTCTTTTACCTAGACAAGTCAATTGATCTGAACCGTAAAGTATCTATAAATGTAAAAGATCAGAAAATAGATACTATCCTTAATCAATTATTTTTCGGTACGGAAAATAATTACTCCATATCTGACCGTCAGATAATCATTTCCCGAAAAGAGACACCTGTAAACACTGAAACAAAACAGAAAGACACTCGTACAATTTCAGGTACCGTAAGAGATAACATGGGACCGGTTACCGGCGCTAATATCGTTATCAAAGGAACTACAAACGGAACAATCAGTGATCTGGATGGGAAGTTTACATTGGAAAATGTTCCGGCAAACGCTATCCTGCAAATTTCTTATATCGGTTATCTTCCGCAAGAAATTACAGTCGGCAGCCAATCTTCCTATAATATCATGCTGAAGGAAGACAGCCAGTCACTCGACGAAGTTGTAGTCGTAGGTTACGGTACAGTTCGTAAAGCCGATTTAGCAGGTTCCGTAGCCGTTTTGGATAATAAAGCATTTAAAGATCAACCGATCACCCAGGTATCAGATGCTTTGCAGGGTCGGGTATCGGGTGTTCAGGTACAGAACAGCGGTGTGCCGGGAGGAACCGTTAAGATTCGTGTTCGCGGCTCCGGCTCTATTAATCGCAGCAATGATCCGTTGTATGTAATCGACGGTATTGTGCGTGAAAGCGGTCTGACAGGATTGAATCCGGAAGACATTCAGTCTATGCAAATCTTAAAGGATGCGTCTTCAACTGCCATCTACGGTTCCCGTGGTGCAAATGGTGTCGTTCTGATCACGACAAAAACCGGTAAAGCGAATGTCCGTCAGATTATGTTCGATGCACAGATCGGTATAGGTACCGTAGCCAAACGTTACGAAACACTTAGTCCGTATGAGTTTGCTACATTATATAACACATATCGGAAAGATACATTCTCTCCGGAACAGTTGTCTGCATTCCAAAACGGAACAGCCGGTACAGATTGGCTGGACGAAATCTTTCAAAATGGTATCACACAGGATTATAAACTGACTCTTTCAGGAGGTAGCGATAAAATCCAGTACATTGTTTCCGGTAACTATGCCGGTCAGGAAGGTGTCGTAAAGGAAAATACGAATAAACGCTACCAGGCACGTGCCAATATCACTTCGCAGCTGACAGACTGGTTACATCTGACAGCCGACGTGAATGCTTCTCATAATGTGAAGAAAAGTGCAGATTTCAGTGCAGCAAAAGGTAACATTGTCAATATAGCAATGAATTATGCACCGGTACTTGGCATCATGAATGAAGACGGTACCTATATACGTGACCCGTACAGTGCTATTACACAGTTAAATCCGGTTGGCCTGCTTAATGAACAAATAGGAGAGTCGATGAGAGATATCGTCAATGCTCATATCGATTTAAAATTCAACATTCTTCCTGGTCTGACTTTTACTACCAGTAATGGTATCGATTACAACGACGTGAAAAATTACTCTTTCGCAACAACAAAGGTGTCCAGTTCAAGCAGTATGGGAAACAATGATGCGTATCGTATGACTTTACAAACGACAAACAACCTGACTTATAATGGGAAATGGGGTGACCATGCTCTGACTGCCACAGCCGTTTATGAAGCTACACAATCCGAATACCGTTATATGGATATCAGCGGAAATAATCTGATGACCGAAAGTGTAGGATGGTGGAACGCAGAAATGGCTGGTACCCGCAATGCGAAAAATGATTATTCAAAATGGGCGCTGATGTCCGGTGTAGGCCGCGTAATGTATAACTATAAAGACCGCTATATGCTGACCGGAACGATTCGTGCGGACGGTTCATCAAAGTTTTTTAACGACAAATGGGGTTGGTTTCCCTCTATTGCTGCCGCCTGGTCAATGGGTAATGAAGACTTTATGCAACATCAGAATATTATACAAGACCTCAAAATTCGAGCCAGCTACGGTTTAATCGGCAGTCAGGCCATTGACCCGTATGAAACATTGGGACTGATGTCTCAAGCCATGTATGCATTCGGAGGAAATGCCTATTACACAGGTTATTGGATTGGACAAACTGTCGCAACTCCGGATCTGTCGTGGGAAACAACCCACCAATTCGACTTAGGTTTGGACTTTTCTATTTTGAATCGCAGATTGAACGTTTCTTTCGACTATTTTGACAAACGAACAAAAGACGGTCTGTTAAAACGGACAATTCCGAATTATGACGGTGGAGGTTCCTATTGGGTGAATGCGGCAGAGATCAGTAATCGAGGTATTGACTTTTCTATCAATGCAAATATTTTCGAAGGCTCGGATTTCAGTTGGAACACGACCTTCAACGGCACTTATCTAAAGAATGAAGTAAAAGATCTGGCGGGTCTGGACTTTATCCAGGGAGCAAATATTGCTAGCGGAATGTTTTCAACAGACGGCGTTACCCGTATAACAGTAGGGCAACCGATCGGTGCATTCTACGGCTATGAATGGACTGGATTGGATGCTGCAGGTAATGATTCATTTGTCGATCGGAACAAGGATGGTATAATCGACAGTAAAGATCGTACCTTTATCGGTAAAGCCACTCCTGACTTTACTTTAGGCTGGAATAACAGCTTGCATTGGAAAAACTGGGACTTGAACGTGTTCTTTACCGGTTCATTCGGAGCAGAACGTTTCAATATGGTACGTTATACCGGAACATCCATGACTGGCGACTTTGCCTTCATCACATTAAAAGAGTATCTGAATGATAATTTCGATACAAAAGGACAATCGGCCCGCTATCCTTCTGTAAATGTTAAAGGGAATAATTATCAGGCAGCGGCAACCTCTACCAAGTATTTGGAATCAGCCAATTATTTCCGTCTGGATAATATCAGCCTATCGTACAACCTACCGAAAGCTGTATCCAAATTTGCCGATCTTCGTTTTACATTCAGTTGTCAGAATTTATTCACTATAACCAGTTATAAAGGAATGGACCCGGCCGGTATTTCATTTGTGGATACAGGTACAGGTAGTGTAGATGTAAACGACGGTATCGACCTGGGGGCTTATCCGTTGACTCGTTCGTATACATTCGGAGTTCGCATGAATTTCTAA